In Aythya fuligula isolate bAytFul2 chromosome 14, bAytFul2.pri, whole genome shotgun sequence, the following proteins share a genomic window:
- the MFAP3 gene encoding microfibril-associated glycoprotein 3, whose protein sequence is MKLSCCLLILTVSVDLSIGFTLENVVSNGTSAFGSFNTSLHPVPQALLSSPAHHDIIAKEGTSILIECKLNISQYEYILWYNSRGHLLEQKDEGGRWKIADNSLNITKVSFADRGRYTCAAVNRNNTSYYTVTLRVIFTSGDMSIYYMIVCLVAFAITLILNITRLCMMSSHLRKTEKAINEFFRTEGAEKLQKAFEIAKRIPIITSAKTLELAKVTQFKTMEFARYIEELARSIPLPPLILNCRAFMEEIFEAVRVDDPDEVGEEEKQTQACGTQAAIYPINPEIKRSDSPAGDSDDGSMNEQGQEIAVQVSIHPQSEVQSIDTVSHDSCQFAPSEEGTC, encoded by the exons ATgaagctcagctgctgcctgttaATTTTGACTGTGAGTGTTGATCTTTCGATTGGATTTACACTGGAAAATGTAGTTTCTAATGGAACATCTGCCTTTGGGTCTTTCAATACATCGCTTCATCCGGTGCCTCAAGCTTTACTAAGTTCCCCAGCACACCATGATATCATAGCCAAAGAGGGGACCAGTATTTTAATTGAATGTAAACTGAACATCAGCCAATATGAATATATCCTTTGGTATAACTCCAGAGGACACCTGCTTGAACAGAAAGATGAAG GTGGACGGTGGAAGATTGCTGATAATTCCCTTAACATCACAAAGGTCAGCTTTGCTGACCGGGGGCGATACACGTGTGCGGCTGTTAATCGTAACAACACCTCGTACTACACAGTCACCCTGAGAGTTATCTTCACCTCGGGAGACATGAGTATCTACTACATGATTGTGTGCCTCGTTGCCTTTGCTATCACCCTCATTTTAAACATAACCCGTCTGTGCATGATGAGCAGCCACCTCCGCAAAACGGAGAAGGCCATTAATGAGTTCTTCAGGACGGAAGGAGCTGAGAAGCTTCAGAAGGCTTTCGAGATAGCCAAGCGTATCCCTATCATTACATCTGCCAAAACGCTGGAGTTGGCCAAAGTCACTCAGTTTAAGACCATGGAGTTTGCTCGGTACATCGAAGAGCTTGCCAGGAGCATTCCCCTTCCACCACTGATCCTTAACTGCAGGGCGTTCATGGAAGAGATCTTTGAGGCTGTGCGAGTTGATGACCCTGATGAAGTGGGcgaggaggaaaagcaaacccAAGCGTGTGGTACCCAAGCTGCGATATACCCCATCAACCCAGAGATCAAGCGCAGCGATTCGCCAGCTGGGGATTCGGATGATGGATCCATGAATGAGCAAGGTCAAGAGATAGCCGTTCAGGTGTCCATCCACCCCCAGTCAGAAGTGCAGAGCATCGACACAGTTTCTCATGACAGCTGCCAGTTTGCTCCTTCTGAGGAAGGCACCTGCTGA
- the FAM114A2 gene encoding protein FAM114A2 produces the protein MSEKDNGENLEEEATYEDENEQKPEECGHVESSKEKEQEPVPMTRKRPEPKPPSQSAATEKSTADTPKVSDSPAAQTGWGYWGSWGKSLLSTASATVATVGQGISNVIEKAETTLGIPSPSEISSETRDATRGGENSDDNSADEVADGSSFPIAGALGVLSTISTAVQSTGKSVISGGLDALEFIGKKTMDVIAEGDPGFKKTKGLMNRNSTLSQVLREAKEKEEQQTATEVTMATEKKAHYGLLFDEFQGLSHLEALEMLSRESESKVKLVLSALSGEELDTLKEEMEQLKEAFSLAEFFEEEEEEKKGDEEFTKEVTELFSELHISTKPDKLITVRTSAHEWIEQFNSSLPKEEKESEDNQEVEAGDGDHDAKKSVEDIHAFAIRSLAELTAYSIEMFHKTAALFLHGQKEEVTATDRAKSLSQLTIVLCKELSTFSKEFTTCLTVAGVKEKADVLNPLITGVFLEASNSASYIQDAFQLLLPVLQISLVEARTELSQQ, from the exons ATGTCTGAAAAAGACAACGGTGAAAATCTGGAAGAGGAAGCTACTtatgaagatgaaaatgaacaaaagccAGAAGAATGTGGCCACGTTgagagcagcaaagaaaaagagcaagagcCTGTGCCTATGACTCGGAAAAGACCTGAACCCAAACCCCCAAGTCAGTCTGCTGCCACAGAAAAGTCCACTGCTGACACCCCCAAG GTCTCGGATTCTCCTGCAGCTCAGACAGGATGGGGGTACTGGGGAAGCTGGGGGAAATCTCTTCTGTCAACTGCATCTGCCACAGTAGCTACTGTCG GTCAAGGTATTTCAAATGTcatagaaaaagcagaaacaaccCTTGGGATCCCCAGTCCTAGTGAAATTTCTTCGGAGACCAGAGATGCTACAAGAG GAGGTGAGAATTCTGATGATAACAGTGCAGATGAGGTTGCTGATGGCAGTTCCTTTCCTATTGCTGGAGCTCTTGGTGTTTTATCAACCATCTCTACTGCTGTCCAAAGCACA GGGAAAAGCGTGATTAGTGGAGGTCTAGATGCCTTGGAATTCATTGGGAAAAAGACAATGGATGTGATAGCTGAGGGAGACCCTGGATTCAAAAAGACAAAGGGCCTAATGAATAGAAACTCTACGTTGTCTCAG gtctTACGAGaggcaaaggagaaagaagagcagCAGACAGCTACTGAGGTTACCATGGCTACGGAGAAGAAAGCCCATTATGGATTACTGTTTGACGAGTTTCAGGGTCTTTCGCATCTGGAGGCCTTAGAGATGCTTTCCAGAGAGAGTGAATCAAAG GTGAAATTGGTTCTAAGTGCCCTCTCTGGCGAAGAGTTGGACACACTAAAGGAGGAAATGGAGCAACtcaaagaagcattttctttagctgaattctttgaagaagaagaggaagaaaagaagg GAGATGAGGAGTTCACGAAGGAAGtaacagagctgttttcagAATTGCATATCTCCACAAAGCCGGACAAACTGATCACG GTGAGGACATCTGCTCATGAATGGATAGAACAATTCAACAGTAGTcttccaaaagaagaaaaagagagtgaAGACAACCAAGAAGTAGAAGCTGGAGATGGTGACCATGATGCTAAAAAATCAGTGGAG GATATCCATGCATTTGCCATTAGAAGCCTGGCAGAACTGACAGCATACTCCATTGAAATGTTTCACAAAACTGCAGCTTTGTTCCTTCATGGTCAGAAAGAAGAGGTGACTGCCACAGACAGAGCCAAGTCGCTTTCACA ACTGACGATTGTGCTGTGTAAAGAACTGTCAACTTTCTCTAAAGAGTTCACTACATGCTTAACAGTTGCAGGG GtcaaagagaaagcagatgtGCTTAATCCCTTGATCACTGGAGTGTTTTTGGAG gCTTCAAACAGTGCTTCATATATCCAAGATGCCTTCCAGCTCTTGCTGCCTGTACTGCAGATCTCTCTTGTTGAGGCTAGAACGGAACTatcacagcaataa